CCGGGTCCCCTGGGGGAAGGACTGTCCAAGAAACATATCGTGGAGTCCTGCGAGGCGTCCTTAAGGCGGCTTAACGTCGATTATATCGACCTTTACCAGGTCCACGGTCCGGATCCCGCCACACCTATCGAAGAGACCATGGTCGCCCTGGACCTGCTGGTGCACCAGGGCAAGGTGCTGTACCTGGGCTGCTCCAAGTTCACCGGCGCGCAGTTAACGGAGGCGAATGCCGTCGCCGAAGCCCGGGGCGGGACCAGGTTCATCTCCAGCCAGCCGCGCTACAACCTGCTGGATCGGGAAGCCGAGGAAGAGCTTTTCCCAGCCTGCAGGGAGCTGGGGGTAGGCAACATTGTGTATTCGCCCCTGGCGCAGGGAGTTCTCACCGGCAAGTACCAGCCGGGCAAAATTCCTGAAGACAGCCGCCAGGCACGCTGGGAGCAGGATATACCGTTCCTCAGCGAGAAGAACCTGGCTATCGTAGAGAAGCTACGGCCTTTAGCCGAGAATTTCGATATGACCCTGGCCCAGATGGCGCTACGCTGGTGCCTGCGTCGGGAAGAGGTATCAGCGGTGATCGTAGGCGCCAGACAGGCTGAACAGCTGGACGAGAATCTGACGGCCGCCAATAAGACCCTGGAGCCGGGTCAGATCAAGGAAATCGAGGCGGTTCTCACCTAGAAAACACTGCCTTGCTGCCAGCCCGACTATATATCACGATGAATTCACTTGAATACCAATCCAGATTGAGTGTATACTTAATAAAGCTATGAGCCGTAATAGAAACGTGGGGCTGCTTGCGATTACCGCACTGGTGCTTATCGGAGTGTTGCTGGCCTGGTCTAGCGCTTTAAAAGAAGGCGACCTGGCGCCGGATTTCACGCTGCCAGACCAGGATAGCGTTAACCACACCCTCTCGGAT
Above is a window of Candidatus Neomarinimicrobiota bacterium DNA encoding:
- a CDS encoding aldo/keto reductase → MQYRHLGPSGLQVSEIALGGWLNIGGWVDEKTSIGLIHQAFAAGVNLFDMADVYADGGAEVVLGKGIKELPREQVIVATKCRWRMWPGPLGEGLSKKHIVESCEASLRRLNVDYIDLYQVHGPDPATPIEETMVALDLLVHQGKVLYLGCSKFTGAQLTEANAVAEARGGTRFISSQPRYNLLDREAEEELFPACRELGVGNIVYSPLAQGVLTGKYQPGKIPEDSRQARWEQDIPFLSEKNLAIVEKLRPLAENFDMTLAQMALRWCLRREEVSAVIVGARQAEQLDENLTAANKTLEPGQIKEIEAVLT